Proteins co-encoded in one Deltaproteobacteria bacterium genomic window:
- a CDS encoding restriction endonuclease, protein MPIPTYEDAMLPVMKTLADGEPRHRRALSDMMADHFNLTADEREKLLPSGNAPVIRSRTGWALSYLKQAAVVTSPRRGWYALTDRGQKILTSNPPRVDSKFLEQFPEFMEFRARSKPESDDEAVSVASRAGESSTLGIAPDEALEEAYARLRAELETELLDMVRTTTPRFFEQLVIDLLVRMGYGGSREEAARAVGRSGDGGIDGVIDEDRLGLDVIYVQAKRWENSVGRPEIQKFAGALQGQRAKKGIFITTSHFTKDAEEYAQRIESRIVLIDGRRLAALMFDADVGVSTRGLYTVKSIDGDYFDET, encoded by the coding sequence ATGCCCATACCGACGTACGAAGATGCGATGCTTCCGGTAATGAAGACGCTCGCTGACGGCGAGCCCCGTCATCGTCGCGCGCTGTCAGATATGATGGCAGACCACTTCAACCTCACGGCTGACGAGCGCGAGAAGCTGCTGCCAAGCGGCAACGCGCCTGTCATTCGCAGTCGAACAGGTTGGGCACTCTCATATCTCAAGCAGGCCGCGGTTGTTACGAGTCCTCGCCGAGGATGGTATGCGCTCACCGATCGTGGACAGAAGATCCTGACATCCAACCCACCGCGCGTGGACTCCAAGTTTCTCGAGCAGTTTCCAGAGTTCATGGAGTTTCGGGCCCGCTCGAAGCCTGAGAGTGACGATGAGGCGGTTTCCGTAGCGTCACGAGCCGGTGAAAGCAGTACGCTCGGTATCGCGCCAGACGAGGCATTGGAGGAGGCCTACGCTCGACTTCGCGCAGAACTTGAGACTGAGCTTCTCGACATGGTCAGGACCACTACACCGCGGTTCTTCGAACAGCTCGTCATCGACTTGCTCGTTCGGATGGGATACGGCGGAAGCCGCGAGGAAGCCGCTCGTGCGGTCGGTAGGTCAGGCGACGGCGGCATCGATGGAGTTATCGACGAAGATCGTCTCGGTCTGGATGTCATCTACGTACAGGCGAAGCGCTGGGAGAACTCAGTCGGGCGTCCGGAGATTCAGAAGTTTGCTGGTGCGCTACAGGGCCAGCGAGCGAAAAAAGGTATCTTCATTACGACTTCGCACTTCACTAAGGACGCTGAAGAGTATGCTCAGCGGATAGAAAGTCGCATCGTGTTGATTGATGGACGGCGCCTCGCGGCACTAATGTTCGACGCCGATGTCGGAGTCAGTACTCGCGGTTTGTACACTGTGAAAAGCATTGACGGCGACTACTTCGACGAGACATAG